A stretch of the Cygnus olor isolate bCygOlo1 chromosome 25, bCygOlo1.pri.v2, whole genome shotgun sequence genome encodes the following:
- the LOC121059866 gene encoding olfactory receptor 4S2-like — translation MENASSVKEFILLGLSENQVIQKTCFVMFLFFYMIIMSGNLLIVVTVMSSQHLKSPMYFFLSYLSFVDICYSSVTAPKMIADFLIENKTISFVGCIAQLFGVHFFGCTEIFILTVMAYDRYTAICRPLHYTTLMTRRACDRMLICSWVGGFVHSMVQTLLTSFLPFCGPNKTDHFFCDVHPLLQLACTDTYAVGIIVVANSGMIALSCFFILVVSYIVILVSLKRQTSEGRHKALSTCGSHITVVILFFGPCTFSYIRPSSNLSEDKSVAVFYTVITPMLNPLIYTLRNEEVKSAIKKLKKKLLSTSHQ, via the exons ATGGAGAATGCAAGCAGCGTGAAGGAATTCATTCTTCTTGGACTCTCAGAAAATCaagtaattcagaaaacatgttttgttatgtttttattcttctatATGATTATCATGTCAGGAAATCTGCTCATTGTTGTCACTGTAATGAGCAGTCAACATCTGAAATCGCccatgtatttcttcctttcctaccTATCCTTTGTAGATATCTGTTACTCTTCTGTCACAGCTCCCAAAATGATTGCTGACTTCctcattgaaaataaaaccatctcCTTCGTGGGTTGCATAGCGCAGCTGTTCGGGGTACATTTCTTTGGCTGCACCGAGATCTTCATCCTCACAGTGATGGCCTATGATCGTTATACTGCTATCTGCAGACCTCTCCACTACACCACTCTCATGACCAGGCGTGCTTGTGACCGGATGTTGATCTGCTCATGGGTGGGAGGCTTTGTGCATTCCATGGTGCAAACGCTCCTAACCTCTTTTCTACCCTTTTGCGGCCCCAACAAAACTGACCACTTCTTCTGTGATGTCCACCCCCTACTACAACTGGCTTGTACTGACACCTATGCTGTGGGCATCATTGTTGTTGCCAACAGCGGAATGATAGCTCTGAGCTGTTTCTTCATCCTGGTCGTGTCCTACATTGTCATCCTCGTTTCCTTGAAAAGACAAACATCCGAAGGGCGACACAAGGCCCTCTCTACTTGTGGGTCCCACATCACTGTAGTGATTCTGTTCTTTGGGCCATGCACATTTTCCTACATACGCCCATCCAGCAATCTGTCAGAGGACAAGAGTGTGGCAGTGTTTTACACTGTCATCACACCCATGCTGAACCCACTCATCTATACACTCAGAAATGAGGAAGTGAAGAGTGCCATAAAAAAACT aaaaaaaaaattgctctctacttcccatcaatga